From the Musa acuminata AAA Group cultivar baxijiao chromosome BXJ3-7, Cavendish_Baxijiao_AAA, whole genome shotgun sequence genome, one window contains:
- the LOC103974757 gene encoding phosphoglycolate phosphatase 2 isoform X1, translated as MTTANGTKSPSTSQPLLPQAAQSLVDSVDAFLFDCDGVIWKGDKLIEGVPHALQALRSLGKKLVFVTNNSTKSRKQYERKFTSLGLDVSEEEIFSSSFAAAMFLKLRNFPREKKVYVIGEEGILEELKQAGFSCLGGPEDGKKKVELKTNFWFEHDKSVGAVIVGLDQYINYYKLQYATLCICENPGCLFIATNRDAVGHMTDLQEWPGAGCMVAAVCGSTQKEPIVVGKPSTFLMDFLLERFQIDTTRMCMVGDRLDTDILFGKNAGCKTLLVLSGVTSMLDLQDPSNEIHPDYYASSVSDIVDLSNSLTKGQ; from the exons ATGACGACGGCCAACGGGACGAAGTCGCCCTCGACGTCCCAGCCCCTGTTGCCTCAGGCTGCACAATCCCTCGTTGATTCCGTCGATGCGTTCCTCTTCGATTGCGacg GGGTCATCTGGAAGGGCGACAAGCTCATCGAAGGTGTTCCGCACGCCTTGCAAGCCCTCCGATCATTG GGGAAGAAGCTGGTCTTTGTGACGAATAACTCCACGAAATCTCGGAAGCAATACGAGAGGAAGTTCACATCTCTCGGGCTTGATGTCAGCGAG GAAGAAATTTTTTCATCATCGTTTGCTGCTGCCATGTTTCTGAAACTGAGAAACTTCCCTAGGGAGAAAAAG GTCTATGTTATAGGCGAAGAAGGCATACTAGAAGAACTCAAGCAGGCTGGATTTTCATGTTTAGGTGGTCCT GAGGATGGCAAGAAGAAAGTAGAGCTGAAGACAAACTTCTGGTTTGAACATGATAAGAGT GTTGGAGCAGTTATTGTTGGGCTTGATCAATATATTAACTATTATAAGCTCCA GTATGCAACTCTTTGTATCTGTGAGAACCCTGGATGCCTTTTTATTGCCACCAACCGTGATGCTGTTGGTCATATGACAGACTTGCAAGAATGGCCAG GTGCAGGATGCATGGTTGCAGCAGTATGTGGATCAACACAGAAGGAACCTATTGTAGTTGGAAAACCATCAACCTTCCTGATGGATTTCTTGTTAGAAAG GTTCCAAATTGATACGACGCGTATGTGCATGGTAGGTGATAGACTGGATACTGATATACTCTTTGGCAAAAATGCGGGCTGTAAGACTCTTCTTGTTCTCTCAG GTGTGACTAGCATGTTAGATCTTCAGGATCCTTCAAATGAAATCCATCCAGATTATTATGCAAGTAGCGTCTCTGACATTGTTGATCTATCCAATTCTCTCACTAAGGGACAGTGA
- the LOC103974757 gene encoding phosphoglycolate phosphatase 2 isoform X3, whose amino-acid sequence MTTANGTKSPSTSQPLLPQAAQSLVDSVDAFLFDCDGVIWKGDKLIEGVPHALQALRSLGKKLVFVTNNSTKSRKQYERKFTSLGLDVSEEEIFSSSFAAAMFLKLRNFPREKKVYVIGEEGILEELKQAGFSCLGGPVGAVIVGLDQYINYYKLQYATLCICENPGCLFIATNRDAVGHMTDLQEWPGAGCMVAAVCGSTQKEPIVVGKPSTFLMDFLLERFQIDTTRMCMVGDRLDTDILFGKNAGCKTLLVLSGVTSMLDLQDPSNEIHPDYYASSVSDIVDLSNSLTKGQ is encoded by the exons ATGACGACGGCCAACGGGACGAAGTCGCCCTCGACGTCCCAGCCCCTGTTGCCTCAGGCTGCACAATCCCTCGTTGATTCCGTCGATGCGTTCCTCTTCGATTGCGacg GGGTCATCTGGAAGGGCGACAAGCTCATCGAAGGTGTTCCGCACGCCTTGCAAGCCCTCCGATCATTG GGGAAGAAGCTGGTCTTTGTGACGAATAACTCCACGAAATCTCGGAAGCAATACGAGAGGAAGTTCACATCTCTCGGGCTTGATGTCAGCGAG GAAGAAATTTTTTCATCATCGTTTGCTGCTGCCATGTTTCTGAAACTGAGAAACTTCCCTAGGGAGAAAAAG GTCTATGTTATAGGCGAAGAAGGCATACTAGAAGAACTCAAGCAGGCTGGATTTTCATGTTTAGGTGGTCCT GTTGGAGCAGTTATTGTTGGGCTTGATCAATATATTAACTATTATAAGCTCCA GTATGCAACTCTTTGTATCTGTGAGAACCCTGGATGCCTTTTTATTGCCACCAACCGTGATGCTGTTGGTCATATGACAGACTTGCAAGAATGGCCAG GTGCAGGATGCATGGTTGCAGCAGTATGTGGATCAACACAGAAGGAACCTATTGTAGTTGGAAAACCATCAACCTTCCTGATGGATTTCTTGTTAGAAAG GTTCCAAATTGATACGACGCGTATGTGCATGGTAGGTGATAGACTGGATACTGATATACTCTTTGGCAAAAATGCGGGCTGTAAGACTCTTCTTGTTCTCTCAG GTGTGACTAGCATGTTAGATCTTCAGGATCCTTCAAATGAAATCCATCCAGATTATTATGCAAGTAGCGTCTCTGACATTGTTGATCTATCCAATTCTCTCACTAAGGGACAGTGA
- the LOC103974758 gene encoding uncharacterized protein LOC103974758: MASRMQEHDGASPAKIFIGGLPKDTTLETFVKHFEKYGEIVDSVIMKDRYTNKPRGFGFITYKDASVVDQVIEDTHILNGKTVEIKRTIPKGAAPLKDFKTRKIFVGGIPTTLTEDEFKNFFSEFGRVEDHEIIRDHTTNRSRGFGFIVFEKEKDVDDLLAKRGNMIDLAGSKVEIKKAEPKKSGNAPPPAFGGEPRPRHFGDSFGGFGGNYGGFGGGGGAGYGPSSYRTPGGYGPRPGAYGGYGSVAGEFGGYAGGLGDYRGESSLGYTSRFGSYGGGFGGYGRETGGYSGSSYGSGYDSPGGYGAGGLYGSRGGYGGGAGRYHPYGR, encoded by the exons AAACATTTGTGAAGCACTTTGAAAAGTATGGAGAGATAGTGGATTCAGTGATAATGAAAGATCGATATACAAACAAGCCCAGAGGTTTTGGGTTCATCACCTACAAAGATGCTTCTGTTGTCGACCAAGTCATTGAGGACACACATATTCTCAATGGGAAAACT GTGGAAATTAAAAGAACTATTCCGAAAGGTGCTGCTCCTTTGAAGGATTTCAAGACGAGAAAGATATTTGTTGGTGGTATACCAACAACATTAACAGAAG ATGAATTCAAGAACTTCTTTTCTGAGTTTGGGAGAGTAGAAGATCATGAAATCATTCGTGACCATACAACCAACAGGTCTCGTGGATTTGGTTTTATAGTCTTTGAGAAGGAAAAAGATGTAGATGACTTGTTAGCCAAAAGGGGAAACATGATTGATTTAGCTGGTTCTAAG GTGGAAATCAAGAAGGCTGAACCAAAGAAATCTGGCAATGCACCACCACCTGCTTTTGGTGGTGAACCCCGACCTCGTCACTTTGGTGATAGTTTTGGTGGATTTGGTGGCAATTATGGTGgctttggtggtggtggtggtgctggttATGGGCCTTCATCCTACAGGACACCAGGAGGTTATGGTCCTAGACCTGGAGCCTATGGTGGTTATGGCAGCGTTGCTGGTGAATTTGGTGGTTATGCTGGTGGGTTAGGGGACTATCGTGGAGAATCTTCGCTTGGTTACACCAGTCGTTTTGGTTCATATGGTGGAGGGTTTGGAGGCTATGGACGTGAAACGGGTGGCTACAGTGGTTCTAGCTATGGAAGCGGGTATGATTCTCCGGGTGGTTATGGTGCAGGTGGACTCTATGGCAGTAGAGGAGGCTATGGTGGTGGTGCTGGTCGATACCACCCTTATGGAAGATAG
- the LOC103974757 gene encoding phosphoglycolate phosphatase 2 isoform X2 has product MTTANGTKSPSTSQPLLPQAAQSLVDSVDAFLFDCDGVIWKGDKLIEGVPHALQALRSLGKKLVFVTNNSTKSRKQYERKFTSLGLDVSEEEIFSSSFAAAMFLKLRNFPREKKVYVIGEEGILEELKQAGFSCLGGPEDGKKKVELKTNFWFEHDKSVGAVIVGLDQYINYYKLQYATLCICENPGCLFIATNRDAVGHMTDLQEWPGCMVAAVCGSTQKEPIVVGKPSTFLMDFLLERFQIDTTRMCMVGDRLDTDILFGKNAGCKTLLVLSGVTSMLDLQDPSNEIHPDYYASSVSDIVDLSNSLTKGQ; this is encoded by the exons ATGACGACGGCCAACGGGACGAAGTCGCCCTCGACGTCCCAGCCCCTGTTGCCTCAGGCTGCACAATCCCTCGTTGATTCCGTCGATGCGTTCCTCTTCGATTGCGacg GGGTCATCTGGAAGGGCGACAAGCTCATCGAAGGTGTTCCGCACGCCTTGCAAGCCCTCCGATCATTG GGGAAGAAGCTGGTCTTTGTGACGAATAACTCCACGAAATCTCGGAAGCAATACGAGAGGAAGTTCACATCTCTCGGGCTTGATGTCAGCGAG GAAGAAATTTTTTCATCATCGTTTGCTGCTGCCATGTTTCTGAAACTGAGAAACTTCCCTAGGGAGAAAAAG GTCTATGTTATAGGCGAAGAAGGCATACTAGAAGAACTCAAGCAGGCTGGATTTTCATGTTTAGGTGGTCCT GAGGATGGCAAGAAGAAAGTAGAGCTGAAGACAAACTTCTGGTTTGAACATGATAAGAGT GTTGGAGCAGTTATTGTTGGGCTTGATCAATATATTAACTATTATAAGCTCCA GTATGCAACTCTTTGTATCTGTGAGAACCCTGGATGCCTTTTTATTGCCACCAACCGTGATGCTGTTGGTCATATGACAGACTTGCAAGAATGGCCAG GATGCATGGTTGCAGCAGTATGTGGATCAACACAGAAGGAACCTATTGTAGTTGGAAAACCATCAACCTTCCTGATGGATTTCTTGTTAGAAAG GTTCCAAATTGATACGACGCGTATGTGCATGGTAGGTGATAGACTGGATACTGATATACTCTTTGGCAAAAATGCGGGCTGTAAGACTCTTCTTGTTCTCTCAG GTGTGACTAGCATGTTAGATCTTCAGGATCCTTCAAATGAAATCCATCCAGATTATTATGCAAGTAGCGTCTCTGACATTGTTGATCTATCCAATTCTCTCACTAAGGGACAGTGA